AGTAGAACAGTATTACATCGATAAAGTCCCGCTGAAACGCGGTTGTGATTATCAGGATGTGCTCAACATGCTGCTGTTTTACGCCAGCCCGAAGGCCTCTTACTGCACCGGCCAGTCGATTAACGTGACCGGCGGACAAGTGATGTTCTGATCGGACGGTCTGATGCCCTCACTCTCCCCCTCTCCCTTTGGGAGGGGGAACAAAACAAGGAGCCGAATATGGTCACCGCATTAATCACCGTTGCCGCCATCGCCTGGATTTGTCAGTTGGCGTTTGGTGGCTGGCAAATTCACCAGTTTAACCGCGCCTTTGACGCGCTCTGCCAGAAAGGGCGTGTGGGCGTTGGACGTTCCGGCGGACGCTTCAAGCCGCGTGTGGTCATCGCGATTGCGCTGGATGAGCACAACCGCGTTTGCGATTCGCTCATGATGCGCGGCCTAACCGTTTTCGCCCGCCCGGTGAAAATAGAGGCAATAAATGGCACTTCGTTGCAGGAATTACAGCCTGATGTGATCTTTCCCCATGATTCACTCTGTCAGAATGCACTATCATTAGCGCTTAATCTGAAACATGGATAATTTCGTTGTGAACGCTATAAGCTTGCGAAATTATCATTTTGCAACTTAAGGGATACAGCGCCTATGAAACCACGTCAGCGGCAGGCGGCCATTCTGGAGCATCTGCAAAAGCAGGGAAAATGCTCGGTAGAAGAACTGGCCCACTACTTTGACACCACCGGCACGACAATACGCAAAGACCTGGTATTGCTCGAAAACTCTGGCGCAGTCATTCGCACCTACGGCGGCGTCGTGCTCAACAAAGACGAAACCGATCCCCCCATCGATCACAAAACGCTGATCAATACGAACCAGAAAGCGCTGATTGCCGAAGCCGCCGTGAAATTTATCCACGATGGCGATTCCATCATTCTGGATGCAGGCAGTACGGTTTTGCAGATGATCCCCATGCTCAGCAGGTTTAACAACATCACGGTAATGACCAACAGCCTGCATATTGTGAACGCCCTGTCTGAATTCGACAGCGAACAAACCATCCTGATGCCCGGCGGAACCTTCCGTAAAAAATCTGCGTCGTTTCATGGCCAACTGGCCGAAAACGCCTTCGATCACTTCAGCTTTGATAAACTGTTTATGGGAACCGATGGTATCGACCTGAACGCAGGCGTCACGACCTTTAATGAAGTGTTCAGCGTCAGTAAGGCAATGTGCAATGCCGCACGGGAAGTGATCCTGATGGCGGATTCCTCAAAGTTTGGTCGTAAAAGCCCCAATATCGTCTGTAGTCTTGAAAGCGTCGATAAGCTGATCACTGACGCGGGCATCGATCCGGCGTTCAAAAAAGCGCTGGAAGAGAAAGGAATCGACGTGATCGTAACCGGAGAGAGAGATGAGTGATTTTCTGTTAAACGCAGGCCGCCAGACCTTAATGCTGGAACTGCAGGAAGCAAGCCGTCTGCCTGAACGTCTGGGCGAAGAATTCGTCCGTGCGGCAAACACCATTATCCAGTGTGAAGGGAAAGTGATTGTGGCCGGTATTGGTAAATCCGGTCATATCGGCAAGAAGATTGCCGCAACGCTTGCCAGCACCGGAACCCCGGCCTTCTTTGTCCACCCGGCAGAAGCCCTGCATGGCGATCTGGGGATGATTGAAAGCCGCGACGTCATGCTGTTTATCTCCTACTCCGGTTCAGCAAAAGAGCTGGATTTAATCATCCCGCGTCTGCAGGAAAAATCGGTCGCCCTGCTGGCGATGACCGGCAAATCTCGTTCCCCGCTGGCGCTGGCGGCAAAAGCCACGCTTGATATTTCCGTTGAACGCGAAGCCTGCCCGATGCATCTCGCCCCAACGTCCAGTACCGTCAATACCCTGATGATGGGCGATGCTCTGGCAATGGCTGTCATGCAGGCCCGTGGTTTCAACGAAGAAGATTTCGCACGCTCCCATCCGGCGGGTGCGCTTGGCGCCCGTCTGCTGAATAAAGTGCACCACCTGATGCGCACCGACGAGGCCATCCCTCAGGTAAAACTCGACACCAGCGTGATGGACGCGATGCTCGAATTGAGCCGTACCGGACTGGGTCTGGTCGCGGTATGCGATGAAAACGAATATGTCAAAGGCGTCTTTACTGACGGTGACCTGCGTCGCTGGCTGGTTGGCGGCGGCACACTGGAAACACAGGTCTCTGAGGCAATGACCCAGGGCGGCCTGACGCTGAACGCCGAAAGCCGCGCGATTGAGGCCAAAGAAGTACTGATGAAACGCAAAATCACCGCCGCTCCGGTGGTGGATGAAAGCGGCAAATTGTGTGGCGCGATCAACCTGCAGGATTTCTACCAGGCCGGTATTATTTAGCCTTTCAGCCCCAGACGTTTCGCCAGCCGGTGCAGGTTGGCGACGTCCATCTCCAGTGCCCGCGCACAGGCAGCCCAACTGCGGCCATTCTGCTCAAGCGCGCGGGTGATCCTCTGACGCTGGAATGCTTCCGTTGCCTCACGCAGATTCTCATTCGCGATCTCCGGCATATCCGGCATGATCGTCGGCGTGATGTCGCCGTGAAGCGCAAAATGGTGCGCGTGGATCACCACGTCATCGCCCGATCGCGTAGCCCGGGCCAGCACCACGGCACGGTGAATCGCATGCTCCAGCTCGCGCACGTTGCCTGGCCAGCCGTAACACAAAAGATGGCTGCGTGCTCCA
This sequence is a window from Enterobacter sp. RHBSTW-00994. Protein-coding genes within it:
- the gutQ gene encoding arabinose-5-phosphate isomerase GutQ, producing the protein MSDFLLNAGRQTLMLELQEASRLPERLGEEFVRAANTIIQCEGKVIVAGIGKSGHIGKKIAATLASTGTPAFFVHPAEALHGDLGMIESRDVMLFISYSGSAKELDLIIPRLQEKSVALLAMTGKSRSPLALAAKATLDISVEREACPMHLAPTSSTVNTLMMGDALAMAVMQARGFNEEDFARSHPAGALGARLLNKVHHLMRTDEAIPQVKLDTSVMDAMLELSRTGLGLVAVCDENEYVKGVFTDGDLRRWLVGGGTLETQVSEAMTQGGLTLNAESRAIEAKEVLMKRKITAAPVVDESGKLCGAINLQDFYQAGII
- the gutM gene encoding transcriptional regulator GutM; translation: MVTALITVAAIAWICQLAFGGWQIHQFNRAFDALCQKGRVGVGRSGGRFKPRVVIAIALDEHNRVCDSLMMRGLTVFARPVKIEAINGTSLQELQPDVIFPHDSLCQNALSLALNLKHG
- a CDS encoding DNA-binding transcriptional repressor, with translation MKPRQRQAAILEHLQKQGKCSVEELAHYFDTTGTTIRKDLVLLENSGAVIRTYGGVVLNKDETDPPIDHKTLINTNQKALIAEAAVKFIHDGDSIILDAGSTVLQMIPMLSRFNNITVMTNSLHIVNALSEFDSEQTILMPGGTFRKKSASFHGQLAENAFDHFSFDKLFMGTDGIDLNAGVTTFNEVFSVSKAMCNAAREVILMADSSKFGRKSPNIVCSLESVDKLITDAGIDPAFKKALEEKGIDVIVTGERDE